One segment of Trichlorobacter ammonificans DNA contains the following:
- a CDS encoding Hpt domain-containing protein, translating to MDDPFDRVYLRKNYLDLGCADVLSDVFRIFLESSRVKLAGVRSALVTESMGELLNLAHGLKGEAGSVGGRHVTAIAAAMEKAARGGDLQELRRRMPELEHELERLLQAIERELEG from the coding sequence ATGGATGACCCTTTTGATCGGGTCTATCTTCGTAAGAACTACCTTGATCTCGGCTGTGCCGACGTGCTGTCCGATGTTTTTCGTATTTTCCTGGAAAGTTCCCGCGTCAAGCTGGCCGGAGTGCGGAGTGCGCTTGTCACTGAGAGCATGGGCGAGCTGCTAAACCTTGCGCACGGTTTGAAGGGGGAAGCGGGGTCGGTTGGCGGGCGGCATGTGACCGCCATCGCGGCTGCCATGGAAAAGGCGGCCCGGGGGGGAGACCTGCAGGAACTCCGTCGGCGGATGCCGGAGCTGGAGCATGAGCTGGAGCGCCTGCTGCAGGCTATTGAGCGGGAGCTCGAAGGGTGA
- a CDS encoding bacteriohemerythrin produces the protein MPLLLWGPMLEVGVREIDTQHRKLVDLANELADAVRAGKGKDVAGKILNELVSYTQSHFATEERLMDLHKYPDATNHKQLHKDLVKTVSDFKAKFIKGEATISEELMNFLKDWLTKHIMNIDKAFARDLKAKGVQ, from the coding sequence ATGCCGTTATTGCTGTGGGGGCCAATGCTGGAAGTGGGGGTAAGGGAGATTGACACCCAACACCGCAAGCTGGTGGATCTTGCCAACGAGCTTGCCGATGCCGTGCGGGCCGGCAAGGGCAAGGATGTTGCCGGTAAGATCCTGAACGAACTGGTCAGCTACACCCAGTCGCACTTTGCAACCGAGGAGCGGTTGATGGATCTGCACAAATATCCTGATGCGACAAACCACAAGCAACTGCACAAGGATCTGGTCAAGACGGTTTCCGACTTCAAGGCCAAGTTTATCAAGGGTGAGGCAACCATTTCCGAAGAGTTGATGAACTTCCTGAAAGACTGGTTGACCAAGCATATCATGAATATCGACAAAGCCTTTGCCCGCGATCTGAAGGCGAAAGGCGTCCAGTGA
- a CDS encoding bacteriohemerythrin: MSLLIWGAMFEVGVSDIDAQHRRLFDLANQLADAVRVGKGQDVLAEVLTELVRYTQTHFAFEEQLMSQHHYPAAAEHRQQHQELVQQVTGFKQRFHAGDQLVVEESLQFFTHWLSRHIMHIDKAFARDLKAKGVQ; this comes from the coding sequence ATGTCACTACTGATCTGGGGAGCGATGTTTGAAGTAGGGGTCAGCGATATCGATGCGCAGCATCGACGGCTGTTCGATCTTGCCAACCAGCTTGCCGACGCGGTACGGGTCGGCAAGGGGCAGGATGTGCTGGCCGAGGTGCTTACGGAACTGGTACGCTACACGCAGACCCATTTTGCGTTTGAAGAACAACTCATGTCCCAGCATCACTACCCGGCCGCTGCAGAGCACCGACAGCAGCACCAGGAACTGGTTCAGCAGGTGACGGGGTTCAAGCAGCGCTTTCATGCCGGGGACCAGCTGGTAGTGGAAGAGTCTCTGCAGTTTTTCACTCACTGGCTGTCCCGTCATATCATGCATATCGATAAGGCATTCGCGCGGGATTTGAAGGCAAAAGGGGTGCAGTGA
- a CDS encoding methyl-accepting chemotaxis protein has translation MIRTRLTAKVLIAIALTLTVGFLCLGVLSLYLSYSSMIDLQRASARQEAASTIRELTELKMRGDFQVFNKYVDEVVKRGGALKIQMFKPDGSEYGGNDSSDLIRKAVAAGVQQEENTTVDGKSALRLAIPLANEARCNACHAPGPKFLGGLQLTSSLEEGVAKAKKLAYVLTGVGVFFFFLIIGVLYLLISILVVRPIRELSAQVEDIARGEGDLTRVLPVRSEDEIGRLGGEVNHLTQKIREIIASLYQQACQLGGATCELNSSTERISKEMHQQMEHAETVATAAEEMSSTIQNVAENTSQAVELAATVDSAASTGLDVVQQTWQSMNSVAESVEATLAGIGELERSSASIGEMLSLIEDIADQTNLLALNAAIEAARAGEAGRGFAVVADEVRSLAEKTTKSTKEIDQIVGKIQQESVRAATSIRKESVLVQSALQQAEEARRQLEEIKNCASGSRMMSELIATAAGEQTTVTAEISGKIHHVSNAAHGTNQMMKVNLDTFAKFSDIVEDIYGTVGRFTVGNYHDQVKGYARELRDGVLAAIAEAVRSGALSESDLFDRSYQPYSQKTDPPKFTTRYDSFFDRVISPLQEAVLNRDDKLLYAICFDDKAYVPCHNLRFCKPLTGNSEVDKVNNRTKRIFSDNTGMRCAKNTDGFLLQTYRRDTGEILNDLSLPLYLNGRHWGGVRFGYKAPCSL, from the coding sequence ATGATACGCACCCGCCTGACCGCCAAGGTACTGATCGCCATCGCTTTGACCCTCACCGTCGGTTTTCTCTGTCTCGGCGTGCTCAGTCTCTATCTTTCCTATAGCTCCATGATCGACCTGCAACGGGCAAGCGCCCGTCAGGAAGCGGCCTCCACCATTCGGGAGCTGACCGAGCTGAAAATGCGGGGTGACTTCCAGGTTTTCAACAAGTATGTCGATGAGGTGGTGAAGCGGGGCGGCGCGCTGAAGATTCAGATGTTCAAGCCCGATGGTAGCGAATACGGCGGTAACGACAGCAGCGATTTGATCAGAAAAGCGGTGGCAGCCGGCGTCCAGCAGGAAGAAAATACGACGGTTGACGGTAAATCGGCCCTCCGCCTGGCCATCCCCCTGGCCAATGAAGCCCGCTGTAACGCCTGTCATGCCCCCGGTCCCAAGTTTCTTGGTGGCCTGCAGCTGACCTCCTCACTGGAGGAGGGGGTTGCCAAAGCCAAGAAGCTCGCCTATGTGCTGACCGGTGTCGGCGTCTTTTTCTTCTTCCTGATCATCGGCGTGCTCTACCTGCTGATCTCCATCCTGGTGGTCCGCCCGATCCGTGAGCTTTCCGCCCAGGTCGAGGACATCGCCCGGGGAGAAGGGGACCTGACCCGGGTGCTGCCGGTCCGTTCGGAGGATGAAATCGGTCGCCTGGGGGGCGAGGTCAACCACCTGACCCAGAAAATTCGCGAGATCATCGCCTCCCTGTACCAGCAGGCCTGTCAGTTGGGCGGAGCCACCTGCGAGCTGAACAGTTCCACGGAACGGATATCCAAAGAAATGCACCAGCAGATGGAGCACGCCGAGACCGTGGCTACCGCTGCCGAGGAAATGAGCAGCACCATCCAGAACGTGGCGGAAAACACCAGCCAGGCCGTGGAGTTGGCCGCAACGGTGGATAGTGCCGCCAGCACCGGACTGGACGTGGTGCAGCAGACCTGGCAGAGCATGAACAGCGTGGCGGAAAGTGTCGAGGCTACCCTGGCCGGTATTGGCGAGCTGGAACGCTCATCGGCCAGTATCGGTGAAATGCTGTCACTGATCGAGGATATTGCCGACCAGACCAATCTGCTGGCGCTGAATGCCGCCATTGAGGCAGCCCGTGCCGGCGAAGCGGGGCGGGGCTTTGCGGTGGTTGCCGACGAAGTGCGGTCGCTGGCAGAGAAAACTACCAAGTCAACCAAGGAAATCGATCAGATCGTGGGCAAGATTCAGCAGGAGAGCGTCAGGGCCGCAACCAGTATCCGTAAAGAGAGCGTGCTGGTTCAGAGCGCCCTGCAACAGGCGGAGGAGGCCCGCCGCCAGTTGGAGGAAATCAAGAACTGCGCTTCCGGTTCGCGCATGATGAGCGAGTTGATCGCGACCGCCGCGGGGGAGCAGACCACGGTGACCGCTGAAATATCCGGCAAGATTCATCACGTATCCAATGCCGCCCACGGCACCAACCAGATGATGAAGGTCAACCTGGATACCTTTGCCAAGTTTTCCGATATCGTCGAGGACATCTACGGTACGGTGGGCCGCTTTACCGTGGGCAACTACCATGATCAGGTCAAGGGGTACGCGCGGGAGCTGCGGGATGGCGTGCTGGCGGCCATTGCCGAAGCGGTGCGCAGCGGCGCTCTCTCGGAGAGCGATCTGTTTGACCGCAGCTATCAGCCCTACTCGCAAAAAACCGACCCCCCGAAATTCACCACCCGTTACGACAGCTTCTTTGACCGGGTCATTTCGCCGCTGCAGGAGGCGGTCCTCAACCGCGACGACAAGCTGCTCTATGCCATCTGTTTTGACGACAAAGCCTACGTTCCCTGCCATAATCTCCGTTTTTGCAAGCCGCTGACCGGCAACAGCGAAGTGGACAAGGTCAACAACCGCACCAAGCGGATATTCTCGGACAATACCGGCATGCGTTGTGCAAAAAATACCGACGGCTTCCTGCTGCAGACCTATCGACGGGATACCGGTGAGATTCTTAACGATCTTTCGCTGCCGCTATACCTCAACGGCCGTCACTGGGGCGGCGTCCGCTTCGGTTACAAGGCGCCGTGCAGCCTCTAG
- a CDS encoding HAD family hydrolase: protein MNGRERDIRAVVFDLDGTLYVSEAFEHAVWESVSRYAGHLLDCPAVLGGQRLREVRERLTAERGMVQTLAVAIQALGGTVREMHRRFAAELEPAAMLVPDPRVPRLLHLLARSRRCWLLTNNNRVLTDKILAVLGLQEVFEQVVTIDDTWRPKPDESVLDELLGRLALPPEAVLFVGDRFDIDLRLPEQRGCPVLLTKTIDDLMALERLFDTPETVKQC from the coding sequence ATGAACGGCCGGGAGCGGGACATACGCGCCGTCGTGTTTGATCTCGACGGTACGCTGTATGTTTCCGAAGCCTTTGAACATGCGGTCTGGGAGTCGGTCTCCCGCTATGCCGGCCATCTGCTGGACTGCCCGGCCGTCCTGGGTGGACAGCGGCTGCGGGAGGTGCGCGAGCGCCTGACCGCGGAGCGGGGTATGGTGCAGACCCTTGCCGTTGCCATCCAGGCCCTGGGGGGAACGGTGCGGGAGATGCACCGCCGCTTTGCCGCGGAACTGGAGCCGGCAGCGATGCTTGTTCCCGATCCGCGGGTTCCCCGCCTGCTGCATCTCCTGGCCCGCTCCCGTCGCTGCTGGCTCCTGACCAACAACAACCGGGTACTGACCGACAAGATTCTGGCGGTTCTGGGACTTCAGGAGGTTTTTGAGCAGGTGGTGACCATCGACGATACTTGGCGTCCGAAGCCGGACGAGTCGGTGCTCGACGAGCTGCTGGGCCGGCTTGCCCTGCCGCCGGAGGCCGTGCTGTTCGTGGGGGATCGATTTGACATCGATCTGCGCCTGCCTGAGCAGCGGGGCTGTCCGGTGCTTCTGACAAAAACCATCGACGATCTGATGGCACTCGAACGTTTGTTTGACACCCCTGAAACAGTAAAACAATGTTAG
- a CDS encoding class I SAM-dependent methyltransferase, whose translation MTHQNLFDRIAARIDEQGRITFADYMAACLYEPGLGYYTSPGRKVGVEGDFYTSITVHAAYGRVVAREVAAMWRSLEQPAEFTLMEVGAGHGRLACDILDFLKEREPACYAASRPVLVEQEPTLAGAQRQVLHEHADKLRWLTPAELASGIRFRGVLYSNELLDALPVHRVLMTPEGLREIYVTREGEQLKEQLGPPSTPALAEYLSRYGMPLMPGQEAEVSLAALDWFDSVVAGLEQGFILTVDYGYAKEELYAPHRKLGTLLCYHKHRVEDNPYQLLGEQDITSHVNFSALIQRGEEQGVKTLWFGEQCRFLLAAGMVEEFEAIETSSLSEAEKLKKRLTLKRLIMPEGGMGDTFRVLVQSKGVPQAALGCLRGIGI comes from the coding sequence ATGACGCACCAGAATCTTTTTGACCGCATTGCCGCACGGATTGACGAACAGGGCCGGATCACCTTTGCCGATTACATGGCCGCCTGCCTCTACGAGCCGGGATTGGGCTACTACACCTCACCGGGGCGCAAGGTGGGGGTCGAGGGGGATTTCTACACCAGCATCACCGTCCATGCCGCCTACGGCCGGGTGGTTGCCCGCGAAGTGGCGGCCATGTGGCGGTCCCTGGAGCAGCCGGCCGAATTCACGCTGATGGAGGTGGGGGCGGGTCACGGCCGTCTTGCCTGCGATATTCTCGACTTTCTGAAGGAACGGGAGCCGGCCTGCTACGCGGCGTCCCGGCCGGTGCTGGTGGAGCAGGAGCCGACCCTGGCCGGGGCTCAACGCCAGGTTTTGCATGAGCATGCCGACAAACTGCGCTGGCTGACCCCCGCCGAACTGGCGTCGGGAATTCGCTTCCGGGGGGTGCTCTATTCCAACGAGCTGCTGGACGCCCTGCCGGTGCACCGGGTGTTGATGACGCCGGAGGGGCTGCGGGAAATCTACGTGACCCGCGAGGGAGAACAGTTGAAGGAGCAGCTCGGTCCGCCCTCCACGCCGGCTCTGGCTGAGTATCTCTCCCGTTACGGCATGCCGCTGATGCCGGGCCAGGAGGCGGAAGTCTCCCTGGCGGCCCTGGACTGGTTCGACAGCGTGGTTGCGGGGCTTGAGCAGGGGTTCATTCTGACCGTCGACTACGGCTACGCCAAGGAAGAGCTGTACGCGCCCCACCGCAAGCTGGGCACGCTGCTCTGCTACCACAAGCACCGTGTCGAAGACAACCCGTACCAACTTCTGGGAGAACAGGACATTACCAGCCACGTCAATTTTTCCGCGCTGATCCAGCGGGGAGAAGAGCAGGGGGTGAAGACGCTCTGGTTCGGTGAGCAGTGTCGCTTCCTGCTGGCCGCCGGCATGGTGGAGGAGTTCGAGGCGATTGAAACGTCAAGCCTCTCCGAGGCTGAAAAGTTGAAAAAACGCCTGACTCTGAAGCGGCTGATCATGCCGGAGGGAGGGATGGGAGACACCTTTCGGGTGTTGGTACAGTCGAAGGGGGTTCCGCAGGCGGCCTTGGGCTGTCTGCGGGGGATCGGTATATGA
- a CDS encoding helix-turn-helix transcriptional regulator has product MPRGKPSGRYTQAARLHNVIRLLESRNGMTLDELVEETGVDLRTVHRDLAAVQEAGYPLTTDWQEGKKVYRFLTRTRQVPPITFTLDELVSLHLLRSCAGLLPPRPFGAEIDALFAKIHAALPPRSVAHLERISRVSLPRFQGVRDYSGCEDLLAELRRALLYQYRIRISYTKGGREAAAYELDPYTLVLAKGGLYLLALAHNRGGIRLFAVERIIGLEVTRKRFELPEDFDPEACFSDAFGLVTDQPMALKVRFDAQVAHLVRDRIWRSGQRMTAAADGSVQLAFEAAGTLEILAWILSFGSHAELLEPPMLRKELRRHIKGLRELYRKKS; this is encoded by the coding sequence ATGCCACGGGGGAAACCATCCGGCCGCTATACCCAGGCAGCGCGGCTGCATAACGTCATCCGCCTGCTGGAATCCAGGAACGGCATGACCCTTGACGAACTGGTGGAGGAGACCGGCGTGGACCTGCGCACGGTCCACCGCGACCTGGCTGCCGTGCAGGAGGCCGGCTATCCCCTGACCACCGACTGGCAGGAAGGGAAGAAAGTCTACCGTTTTCTGACCCGCACGCGTCAAGTTCCGCCCATTACCTTTACCCTTGACGAGCTGGTCTCGCTGCATCTGCTTCGTTCTTGTGCCGGCCTGCTGCCGCCCCGTCCCTTCGGCGCGGAGATCGACGCCCTGTTCGCCAAGATCCATGCCGCCCTGCCGCCCCGTTCCGTTGCCCATCTGGAGCGGATCAGCCGGGTCTCGCTTCCCCGTTTCCAGGGGGTGCGCGACTATTCCGGCTGCGAGGACCTGCTGGCGGAGCTGCGTCGCGCACTGCTCTACCAGTACCGGATACGGATTTCCTACACCAAGGGGGGACGGGAGGCGGCCGCCTACGAGCTGGACCCCTATACCCTGGTGCTGGCCAAGGGGGGGCTGTACCTGCTGGCCCTGGCCCACAACCGTGGCGGCATCAGGCTGTTTGCCGTGGAGCGGATCATCGGCCTGGAGGTGACGCGGAAGCGCTTCGAGCTGCCGGAGGATTTCGATCCGGAAGCCTGTTTCAGCGACGCCTTCGGCCTGGTGACGGATCAGCCGATGGCGCTCAAGGTTCGGTTCGACGCCCAGGTTGCCCACCTGGTGCGGGATCGGATCTGGCGGAGCGGCCAGCGGATGACTGCCGCCGCCGACGGGTCGGTGCAGCTTGCGTTCGAGGCGGCCGGTACCCTGGAAATCCTGGCCTGGATACTCTCCTTCGGCAGCCATGCCGAACTGCTGGAACCGCCGATGTTGCGCAAGGAGCTGCGTCGGCACATCAAGGGACTGCGCGAGTTGTATCGAAAGAAAAGCTGA
- a CDS encoding YqaA family protein translates to MTWFDNGFPTYFAMLWDGAAQPGYPALLLLSFLASTLLPLGSEWLLVLMLVKGYDPVTTVTVATAGNTAGACTTWLVGRYGGTWLISRFFRISDEQHRKAEAWYRRYGSASLLFSWLPVIGDPLCLVGGLLNIRFVPFLVLAGSGKLLRYALLAGATLGISG, encoded by the coding sequence GTGACCTGGTTTGACAACGGATTTCCGACATATTTCGCCATGCTTTGGGATGGCGCGGCCCAGCCCGGTTACCCCGCGTTGCTCCTGCTCAGCTTTCTGGCATCAACGCTGCTCCCCCTGGGGTCGGAGTGGCTGCTGGTACTGATGCTGGTCAAGGGGTACGATCCGGTGACCACCGTTACAGTGGCCACTGCCGGCAATACCGCCGGTGCCTGCACCACCTGGCTGGTGGGGCGCTACGGCGGCACCTGGCTCATCTCCCGGTTTTTCAGAATCAGTGATGAGCAGCACCGCAAGGCGGAAGCCTGGTACCGCCGCTACGGCTCGGCATCACTGCTTTTTTCCTGGCTGCCGGTGATCGGCGACCCCCTGTGTCTGGTGGGGGGGCTCCTCAACATCCGTTTCGTACCGTTTCTCGTCCTGGCCGGCAGTGGAAAACTGCTGCGCTACGCCCTGCTCGCCGGAGCGACCCTGGGCATCTCCGGCTGA
- a CDS encoding complex I NDUFA9 subunit family protein: protein MKIFIAGATGFVGGHLTEALRQRGHELVLLSHARRLTTEAGLSYVTGDVTEPDSYAAAMKGCDAAINLVGIIREFPGRGITFERLHVEATAAMVATAQKSGVLRYLQMSALGTRANAVSRYHQTKWRAEEIVRASGLAWTIFRPSLIFGPKDAFVNMLARQIRLLPLLPTFGDGTYRLQPIHGNDVARCFCEALEKAETRGQTYSLCGPDRLSYRELLDVIAEAVGRPHPLKPALPLGLMKPIISRLQGIAAFPITLDQLQMLLEENICDGDWQNTFTTPPVRFRDGIRAYLGR, encoded by the coding sequence ATGAAAATCTTCATCGCAGGAGCAACCGGATTCGTCGGCGGCCACCTTACCGAGGCGCTGCGACAGCGGGGACATGAACTGGTGCTGCTCTCCCACGCCCGCCGCCTGACCACCGAGGCCGGCCTCAGCTACGTCACCGGCGACGTGACCGAGCCGGACAGCTATGCGGCGGCCATGAAGGGGTGCGATGCCGCCATCAACCTGGTGGGGATCATCCGGGAGTTTCCCGGCAGGGGAATCACCTTCGAGCGGCTCCATGTGGAGGCGACCGCCGCCATGGTAGCCACGGCACAGAAGAGCGGCGTACTGCGCTACCTGCAGATGTCCGCCCTGGGCACCCGTGCCAACGCCGTTTCCCGTTACCACCAGACCAAGTGGCGGGCCGAGGAGATCGTCCGGGCAAGCGGCCTGGCCTGGACCATCTTCCGCCCCTCGCTCATCTTCGGCCCCAAGGATGCCTTCGTCAATATGCTGGCCCGCCAGATCCGCCTCCTGCCCCTGCTCCCCACCTTTGGTGACGGCACCTACCGGCTGCAGCCGATCCACGGCAACGATGTGGCCCGCTGTTTCTGCGAGGCGCTGGAAAAAGCGGAGACCAGAGGACAGACCTACTCTCTCTGCGGTCCGGACCGTCTCAGCTACCGTGAGCTGCTGGACGTCATCGCCGAGGCGGTGGGGCGTCCCCATCCGCTGAAACCGGCCCTGCCCCTGGGACTGATGAAGCCGATCATCTCCAGGCTGCAGGGAATTGCGGCCTTCCCGATCACCCTGGACCAGCTGCAGATGCTGCTGGAGGAGAATATCTGCGACGGCGACTGGCAGAACACCTTCACCACGCCGCCGGTACGCTTCAGGGACGGCATCCGGGCCTACCTGGGACGCTGA
- a CDS encoding septal ring lytic transglycosylase RlpA family protein — protein MLKPMLLFVLFLGPFLTASPAAAYLPDREALSDAELLETLAKGGGLKDPREGIATYYASRFIGRRTTSGERYHPDRFTAAHATLPLKTVVQVFNRTTGQGVQVVINDRCRKRSFQLIDLSRAAAQKIGLWGKGAMKVLIVPKTGNQLDELLAELEG, from the coding sequence ATGCTGAAACCCATGCTTCTGTTCGTACTGTTTCTTGGGCCGTTCCTGACGGCGTCACCGGCTGCGGCATACCTGCCGGACCGGGAGGCGCTGTCCGACGCCGAACTGCTGGAAACCCTGGCCAAGGGAGGCGGCCTGAAGGATCCCCGCGAAGGAATCGCCACCTACTACGCGTCCCGTTTCATCGGCCGGCGGACCACCTCGGGGGAACGCTACCATCCCGACCGTTTCACCGCCGCCCACGCCACGCTGCCCCTGAAAACCGTGGTACAGGTCTTCAACCGCACCACCGGCCAGGGGGTGCAGGTGGTGATCAACGACCGCTGCCGCAAACGGTCGTTCCAGCTGATCGATCTTTCCCGTGCGGCGGCACAGAAGATCGGGCTCTGGGGCAAGGGGGCGATGAAGGTGCTGATTGTCCCCAAAACCGGCAATCAGCTGGACGAACTACTGGCGGAACTGGAAGGGTAG
- a CDS encoding SDR family oxidoreductase, with protein MQRLFIAGCGYTGERVATTVLARGWEVIVQVRDEEKAARLRQRGLSVICCAMDRLEEVPSLLLDGHCLLYSIPPQGGGSIDLRARAFCAALERDRLVPRRIVYLSATSVYGDTGGAAVTETSPTEPASAMGKRRLDAEARFHEFAAHHGIPLVILRIAGIYGPGRLPLMQITQGQPLLREEEARPSNRIHIDDLVQVCATVLETGSGVYNISDGAPSSMTSYFNACADALGLPRQPQVSLDEARRTMPPLLFNYFVESRVVDNSRMLRDLGIVLRYPDMVSGVAAAALQTPKTC; from the coding sequence ATGCAACGATTGTTCATAGCCGGCTGCGGCTATACCGGGGAGCGGGTGGCCACGACGGTTCTCGCACGGGGATGGGAGGTCATCGTCCAAGTGCGGGACGAGGAAAAAGCCGCCAGGCTGCGGCAAAGGGGGCTGTCCGTCATCTGCTGCGCCATGGACCGGCTTGAGGAGGTGCCGTCGCTCCTTCTCGACGGTCATTGCCTGCTCTACAGCATCCCTCCCCAGGGGGGGGGCAGCATCGATCTGCGGGCACGCGCCTTCTGCGCCGCACTGGAGCGTGACCGGCTGGTGCCGCGGCGGATCGTCTATCTGAGCGCCACCAGCGTCTACGGCGATACCGGCGGAGCGGCCGTCACCGAAACCTCGCCGACGGAACCGGCATCGGCCATGGGCAAGCGACGGCTGGATGCCGAGGCCCGGTTCCATGAGTTTGCCGCCCACCACGGCATCCCGTTGGTGATCCTGCGTATCGCCGGTATCTACGGCCCCGGACGGCTGCCGCTGATGCAGATAACCCAGGGGCAGCCCCTGCTGCGGGAAGAAGAGGCCCGCCCATCCAACCGCATCCACATTGACGACCTGGTGCAGGTCTGTGCCACGGTGCTGGAAACCGGCAGCGGTGTCTACAATATCAGCGATGGCGCCCCCAGCAGCATGACCAGCTACTTCAATGCCTGCGCCGACGCCCTGGGGCTGCCCCGCCAGCCCCAGGTGAGCCTGGATGAGGCCAGACGGACGATGCCGCCGCTGCTCTTCAACTATTTCGTCGAATCGCGGGTGGTGGACAACAGCCGCATGCTGCGCGACCTGGGTATTGTGCTGCGCTATCCCGACATGGTGTCAGGCGTTGCCGCCGCTGCTTTACAAACACCGAAAACCTGCTAG
- the kdpA gene encoding potassium-transporting ATPase subunit KdpA, with the protein MNPYEWMQTGVFFAVLLALIKPFGGFMARVFQGERTVITPVLAPCERLIYRLCGVAPDEEMDWKRYARCLILFNSVLFVSLFAILMTQHLLPLNPQKLPAFSWQLALNTAVSFVTNTNWQAYVGEQAASYFTQMVGLTVHNFVSAATGIAVAIAVIRGFARRRTNQLGNFWVDLTRCTLYVLLPISLVAALVLVSQGAIQNFSAYKTVPLVQPITYDTPKKDAKGDPVKDARGNPLTESVTAKEVVIPMGPVASQEAIKELGTNGGGFFNANSAHPYENPTPFSHLFEILLILLIPGSLTYTFGVMVGNTRQGWAILGVMLVLLLASFGALQWAEAGGNPLVAKLGVSGPNMEGKDLRFGLAGTTLFEVATTGTSCGAVAAMHDSLTPLGGMVPLSLMLLGEIVFGGVGSGLYTMLAFAIIAVFISGLMIGRTPEYLGKKIEVREMWLSIITVLIAGITVLIVTAIAMITPSAVASMANPGAHGLSEVLYAFASMANNNGSAFAGLNANVNFYNLWGSLAMILGRYVPAVAVLAMAGSLAEKKYVPPSLGTLPTDKVPFALWLTLVILIIGALTFFPALSLGPIVEHLTMVGGT; encoded by the coding sequence ATGAACCCCTACGAGTGGATGCAAACCGGAGTGTTCTTTGCGGTACTGCTGGCTCTGATCAAGCCGTTTGGCGGCTTCATGGCCAGGGTATTCCAGGGGGAACGGACCGTCATCACGCCGGTACTCGCCCCCTGCGAACGCCTGATCTACCGTCTCTGCGGGGTAGCGCCGGATGAGGAAATGGACTGGAAGCGCTATGCCCGGTGTCTGATCCTCTTCAATAGTGTGCTGTTCGTATCGCTTTTCGCAATCCTCATGACCCAGCACCTGCTGCCGCTCAACCCGCAGAAGCTCCCGGCGTTCTCCTGGCAACTGGCGCTCAATACCGCGGTCAGCTTCGTCACCAACACCAACTGGCAGGCATACGTCGGTGAACAGGCCGCCAGCTACTTCACCCAGATGGTGGGACTCACGGTGCATAATTTCGTCTCAGCTGCCACCGGCATTGCCGTGGCCATCGCCGTGATTCGCGGTTTTGCCCGGCGGCGCACCAACCAGCTCGGTAACTTCTGGGTGGACCTGACCCGCTGCACGCTCTACGTGCTGCTGCCCATCTCGCTGGTGGCTGCCCTGGTTCTGGTCTCCCAGGGAGCGATCCAGAATTTCAGCGCCTACAAGACCGTACCGCTTGTCCAGCCGATCACCTACGACACGCCGAAAAAGGACGCCAAGGGGGACCCGGTCAAGGATGCCAGGGGGAACCCGCTGACCGAGAGCGTGACTGCCAAGGAGGTCGTTATCCCCATGGGGCCGGTGGCCTCCCAGGAGGCGATCAAGGAACTGGGGACCAACGGTGGCGGCTTCTTTAACGCCAACTCTGCCCACCCCTACGAAAATCCGACCCCGTTTTCCCACCTGTTCGAGATCCTGCTGATCCTCCTCATCCCCGGCAGCCTGACCTACACCTTCGGGGTCATGGTGGGGAATACCCGCCAGGGGTGGGCCATCCTGGGAGTCATGCTCGTTCTGCTTCTTGCCTCCTTCGGCGCGCTCCAGTGGGCAGAGGCCGGCGGTAATCCGCTGGTGGCCAAGCTCGGCGTCAGCGGCCCCAACATGGAGGGAAAAGATCTCCGCTTCGGTCTGGCCGGCACCACCCTGTTCGAGGTGGCCACCACCGGCACATCATGCGGCGCCGTAGCCGCCATGCACGACTCCCTCACCCCGCTTGGCGGCATGGTCCCCTTGAGTCTCATGCTCCTCGGCGAGATCGTCTTCGGCGGAGTAGGATCGGGGCTCTACACCATGCTCGCTTTTGCGATCATCGCCGTGTTCATCTCCGGCCTCATGATCGGTCGCACCCCGGAGTATCTAGGTAAGAAGATCGAGGTGCGGGAAATGTGGCTGTCCATCATCACGGTACTCATTGCCGGGATCACGGTGTTGATCGTCACTGCCATTGCCATGATCACCCCCTCCGCAGTGGCCTCCATGGCTAATCCCGGCGCCCATGGCCTCAGTGAAGTGCTCTACGCCTTCGCCTCCATGGCCAACAACAACGGCAGTGCCTTTGCCGGCCTGAACGCCAACGTCAATTTCTACAATCTTTGGGGCTCCCTGGCCATGATCCTTGGGCGCTATGTCCCGGCGGTGGCGGTGCTGGCCATGGCCGGCTCCCTGGCGGAGAAGAAGTACGTCCCTCCCAGCCTGGGGACGCTGCCCACGGACAAGGTACCGTTCGCCCTCTGGCTTACCCTGGTGATCCTGATCATCGGGGCGCTCACCTTTTTTCCGGCCCTGTCGCTGGGGCCGATCGTCGAACACCTGACCATGGTGGGAGGTACCTGA